A region of Shewanella psychromarinicola DNA encodes the following proteins:
- the metG gene encoding methionine--tRNA ligase: MTKSQRKILVTSALPYANGPIHLGHMLEYIQTDIWSRFQKLRGHECYYICADDAHGTPIMLKSQQMGITPEEMIAQVQKEHQQDFADFNIQFDNFHTTHSDENRALASEIYLKLRDSGYIKTKTISQLFDPEKLMFLPDRFVKGTCPKCKSEDQYGDNCENCGATYNTTDLINPKSAVSGATPIMKDSEHFFFDLPAFEGMLKEWIHSGSLQQEMANKLNEWFEQGLKQWDISRDAPYFGFEIPDAPGKFFYVWLDAPIGYMSSFKNLCNKRDDVNFDDFWSLDSSAEVYHFIGKDIVYFHSLFWPAMLEGAGFRKPTSVYAHGYVTVNGSKMSKSKGTFIKARTYLDNLDPEYLRYYYAAKLTSRIDDLDLNLEDFAQRVNSDLVGKLVNLASRTAGFIGKRFEGKLAKVADSSLSDIFLAKSETIAQCYENREFGKAMREIMALADMANAYVADAAPWQLVKLEDKQEEAHQVCSNALNLFRILVTYLKPVLPKLAGNVEDFLQLTLTWDNLGQDLAGHEIAPFKPLMQRIEPKSIEAIIDESKENLQATNTDAPKTDAPKQAVNQLELDPISPEISFDDFAKIDLRIARISKAEHIEKANKLLRLELDLGGETKQVFAGIKSAYAPEDLVGKLTVMVANLAPRTMKFGDSEAMVLAAGPGGKDLFILEPHEGAQPGMRVK, translated from the coding sequence ATGACAAAATCGCAGCGTAAAATACTGGTCACAAGTGCCCTCCCTTATGCCAATGGCCCAATCCATCTAGGCCACATGCTTGAATATATCCAAACGGATATTTGGTCACGTTTTCAAAAATTACGTGGTCATGAATGCTATTACATTTGTGCCGACGATGCTCATGGCACACCTATTATGCTGAAATCACAGCAAATGGGGATTACACCAGAAGAAATGATTGCTCAAGTTCAAAAAGAGCATCAACAAGATTTCGCCGATTTCAACATTCAATTTGATAATTTCCACACGACTCACAGTGACGAAAATCGTGCCCTAGCCAGTGAGATTTATCTAAAATTACGCGACAGCGGTTACATCAAAACCAAAACTATTTCACAATTATTTGACCCTGAAAAGTTAATGTTCTTACCAGACCGTTTTGTCAAAGGCACCTGCCCTAAATGTAAGTCTGAAGATCAATACGGTGATAACTGTGAAAACTGCGGTGCGACATATAACACCACTGATTTGATCAATCCAAAATCAGCCGTGTCGGGTGCAACGCCCATTATGAAAGACAGCGAACATTTCTTTTTTGACCTGCCTGCATTTGAAGGCATGCTAAAAGAATGGATCCATTCGGGTTCATTGCAACAAGAAATGGCGAATAAACTTAACGAATGGTTTGAGCAAGGCCTAAAGCAATGGGATATTTCACGTGATGCGCCCTACTTTGGTTTTGAAATCCCAGACGCACCCGGTAAATTTTTCTATGTCTGGTTAGACGCTCCCATTGGTTACATGAGTTCGTTTAAAAACTTATGTAACAAGCGTGATGATGTAAATTTTGACGATTTTTGGAGCCTAGACTCAAGCGCCGAGGTGTATCACTTTATCGGTAAAGACATTGTTTATTTCCACAGTTTATTCTGGCCTGCAATGTTAGAAGGTGCTGGGTTCCGTAAACCCACCAGTGTTTATGCTCACGGTTACGTCACGGTCAACGGTTCAAAAATGTCTAAATCAAAAGGCACGTTTATTAAAGCGCGTACCTATTTAGACAATTTAGATCCTGAATACCTGCGTTATTACTACGCCGCTAAATTAACTAGCCGTATTGATGATTTGGATTTGAATTTAGAAGACTTTGCCCAGCGAGTTAACTCAGATTTAGTCGGCAAATTGGTTAACCTAGCCTCACGCACGGCCGGTTTTATCGGTAAACGTTTTGAAGGCAAATTAGCCAAGGTTGCAGACAGCAGCTTAAGCGACATATTTTTAGCCAAAAGCGAAACCATTGCTCAATGCTATGAAAACCGTGAATTTGGTAAAGCGATGCGCGAAATCATGGCCTTGGCCGATATGGCTAATGCCTACGTTGCTGATGCGGCGCCTTGGCAATTAGTCAAGCTAGAAGATAAACAAGAAGAAGCCCATCAGGTATGCAGCAATGCATTAAACCTGTTCAGAATTTTGGTTACCTACCTTAAGCCTGTATTGCCTAAACTGGCCGGAAATGTTGAAGACTTTTTACAGTTAACCTTAACATGGGATAATTTAGGCCAAGATCTAGCGGGTCATGAAATCGCGCCATTTAAACCTTTAATGCAGCGTATTGAACCTAAGAGCATTGAAGCTATCATCGATGAGTCTAAAGAAAACTTGCAAGCAACCAATACCGACGCGCCTAAAACAGACGCGCCTAAGCAAGCGGTTAATCAATTAGAACTCGATCCTATTAGCCCAGAAATTAGCTTTGATGATTTCGCTAAAATCGATTTACGTATTGCGCGGATCAGCAAAGCGGAACATATCGAGAAAGCCAATAAGTTACTCCGACTTGAATTAGACTTAGGCGGTGAAACTAAGCAAGTATTTGCCGGTATTAAGTCGGCTTATGCACCTGAAGACTTAGTCGGTAAACTGACCGTGATGGTGGCGAACCTTGCGCCGCGCACGATGAAGTTTGGTGATTCTGAAGCCATGGTGTTAGCTGCAGGTCCTGGTGGTAAAGATTTGTTTATTCTAGAACCCCATGAAGGCGCACAGCCGGGGATGCGAGTGAAGTAA
- the apbC gene encoding iron-sulfur cluster carrier protein ApbC, with the protein MVNTHTNYQLSDELLSPVLDILEAFEDPYLHKGLVSAGCVTALSIEGKRLQLGLVYPYPCMTQYRDIVMAVTNKLAVLDAIDEVECEIDFQPRVYSALPAIPPLPNVKQVIAVASGKGGVGKSTTAVNLALALKAEGAEVGILDADIYGPSIPLMLGIPNFRPESPDGIHMTPALVHGISAQSIGFMLSGDEAAVWRGPMAAGALAQLLNETQWPELDYLIIDMPPGTGDIQLTLSQKVPVSGAVIVTTPQDIALADAKKGITMFNKVNIPVLGIVENMSFHLCPECGHKEHPFGTHGGSQIAERYNVPLLGSLPLHINIREAMDNGTPSVMSEPESEVSGIYREIARKLGAELALQQVQSVVNISISEDE; encoded by the coding sequence TTGGTCAATACGCATACAAATTATCAATTAAGTGATGAATTATTGTCACCAGTGTTGGATATTTTAGAAGCATTTGAAGATCCTTATTTACACAAAGGCTTAGTCAGTGCAGGGTGTGTGACAGCATTGTCTATAGAAGGAAAACGCCTACAATTGGGCTTAGTTTATCCTTACCCGTGTATGACACAATACCGCGACATCGTGATGGCTGTGACTAATAAATTAGCTGTACTTGATGCGATTGATGAAGTGGAATGTGAAATCGATTTTCAGCCGCGGGTATATTCAGCACTCCCTGCTATTCCTCCGCTTCCTAATGTAAAGCAAGTGATTGCGGTAGCTTCTGGTAAAGGCGGTGTGGGTAAATCAACCACCGCAGTTAATCTCGCATTAGCCTTAAAAGCTGAAGGCGCCGAAGTGGGCATTTTAGATGCCGATATTTATGGCCCGTCTATCCCACTGATGTTGGGTATCCCTAATTTTCGTCCAGAATCGCCAGATGGCATACATATGACCCCGGCGTTGGTGCATGGCATTTCTGCTCAATCAATCGGTTTTATGCTTAGTGGTGATGAAGCTGCAGTATGGCGTGGTCCAATGGCGGCAGGGGCGCTAGCGCAACTGTTAAATGAAACACAATGGCCTGAACTGGATTATTTAATCATCGATATGCCGCCTGGAACCGGTGACATTCAATTAACGCTATCGCAAAAAGTGCCAGTGAGCGGTGCTGTCATTGTGACGACGCCACAAGATATTGCTTTAGCGGATGCCAAAAAAGGCATTACCATGTTTAATAAAGTTAATATTCCTGTATTGGGAATTGTTGAAAACATGAGTTTTCATCTTTGCCCTGAATGTGGTCATAAAGAACACCCCTTTGGCACTCATGGTGGCAGTCAAATAGCTGAGCGTTATAACGTGCCACTATTGGGCTCACTGCCATTACACATCAATATTCGTGAAGCCATGGATAATGGTACACCGAGTGTGATGAGCGAACCAGAAAGTGAAGTGTCTGGGATATATCGCGAAATTGCTCGTAAGCTTGGAGCTGAATTAGCGCTTCAACAAGTACAATCAGTCGTAAACATTAGCATATCAGAAGACGAATAA
- the udk gene encoding uridine kinase → MNSQQCVIIAIAGASASGKSLIAKTIFEELCRDLGTNQIGVINEDAYYHDQSHLTMEDRVKTNYDHPKALDHQLLATHLTQLKQGEAVSIPCYSYTEHTRTSETLTMQPKRVIIVEGILLLTAPKLRELIDASVFMDTPLDICFLRRLTRDVAERGRTMETVISQYKRTVRPMFLQFIEPSKQYADIIVPRGGKNRIATDILKARIQHLLAK, encoded by the coding sequence ATGAATTCTCAGCAGTGTGTCATTATTGCGATTGCCGGTGCGTCGGCTTCAGGTAAAAGTTTAATTGCTAAAACAATTTTTGAAGAATTGTGCCGTGATTTAGGAACCAATCAGATTGGTGTGATCAACGAAGATGCCTATTATCATGACCAAAGTCATTTGACGATGGAAGATCGTGTCAAAACCAATTACGATCACCCCAAAGCGTTAGATCATCAGTTGTTAGCGACTCACTTAACTCAGCTAAAACAGGGTGAAGCAGTAAGTATTCCTTGTTATAGCTATACTGAGCATACTCGTACCAGCGAGACGCTCACCATGCAGCCTAAAAGAGTGATTATCGTAGAAGGCATTCTATTATTAACCGCTCCTAAATTACGTGAGTTAATCGATGCCAGTGTGTTTATGGATACGCCATTGGACATTTGTTTTTTACGTCGGTTAACCCGTGATGTTGCTGAACGTGGTAGAACAATGGAAACGGTTATTTCACAGTACAAACGCACTGTGCGGCCAATGTTTTTGCAATTCATTGAGCCGTCAAAGCAATATGCCGATATTATCGTTCCACGGGGTGGTAAAAATCGTATCGCAACTGATATTTTAAAAGCTAGAATTCAGCATTTATTGGCTAAATAG
- the dcd gene encoding dCTP deaminase, whose translation MRLTDIEIEQCLDNGTISIDPRPGVEAISGVSVDVRLGSQFRVFKDHTAPYIDLSGPSAEMQIALDRVMSDKIEIAENEAFFLHPGQLALAVTYESVTLPADIVGWLDGRSSLARLGLMVHATAHRIDPGWQGKIVLEFFNSGKLPLALRPGMTIGALNFERLSSAVARPYNTRKSAKYKDQQEAVASRISQDT comes from the coding sequence ATGCGTTTAACCGATATTGAAATTGAGCAATGTTTAGATAATGGCACCATTAGCATCGATCCGCGTCCTGGTGTGGAAGCGATTTCGGGGGTGAGTGTGGATGTGCGTTTAGGCAGCCAATTTCGGGTATTTAAAGACCATACCGCACCTTATATTGATTTAAGTGGCCCAAGTGCAGAAATGCAAATAGCACTTGATCGGGTTATGAGCGACAAAATTGAAATTGCCGAGAATGAGGCCTTTTTCCTTCATCCTGGTCAATTAGCCTTAGCGGTAACCTATGAAAGTGTAACATTACCAGCAGATATTGTGGGTTGGTTAGATGGTCGCTCTTCACTTGCGCGCTTAGGCTTGATGGTGCATGCGACTGCGCATCGTATTGATCCCGGTTGGCAAGGCAAAATAGTCTTAGAATTCTTTAACAGTGGTAAATTACCGTTGGCGCTTCGTCCTGGGATGACGATAGGAGCGCTCAATTTTGAACGCTTAAGTTCAGCGGTTGCTCGCCCTTATAACACACGTAAGAGTGCCAAATATAAAGATCAGCAAGAAGCCGTAGCCAGCCGGATCAGCCAGGATACATAA
- the pabC gene encoding aminodeoxychorismate lyase produces MVWVNHVEDGTINPFDRGVAYGDGVFASMRTASADMPAGILFLDEHLSRLQQSCERLGIEWCVSDLLIQQLTQLAQQYPQHCIKLILTRGVGGRGYQAPLRANVTEVVSVHAIPDHYHHWQQSGITLASSPIHLGRQPLLAGMKHLNRLEQVLIKSQPLPSTHQDWLVFDCDCNVIESSVANIFIVKNDQIFTPAITHAGVSGVMREILIDTLLCHGIAVMATQLKLSDIQAADNVLITNSLFGVIDVSAIDDFQFSPWTQTSRFRHVLSVNLSS; encoded by the coding sequence CTGGTTTGGGTTAATCACGTTGAAGACGGCACGATCAATCCATTTGATCGTGGTGTAGCTTATGGCGATGGTGTGTTTGCGTCTATGCGTACCGCGTCGGCTGATATGCCTGCAGGAATTTTATTTCTTGACGAGCACTTGTCTCGTTTGCAACAAAGCTGTGAGCGTTTAGGTATTGAGTGGTGTGTCAGCGACTTACTCATCCAACAGCTGACCCAACTCGCTCAGCAATATCCTCAACATTGCATCAAGTTAATATTGACGCGCGGAGTGGGTGGACGTGGCTATCAAGCACCTTTGAGAGCCAATGTGACTGAAGTCGTGTCAGTTCATGCCATTCCTGATCATTACCATCATTGGCAGCAAAGCGGTATTACGCTAGCATCATCACCCATTCATCTTGGCAGGCAACCACTTTTAGCGGGAATGAAACACCTTAACCGATTGGAACAGGTGCTCATAAAGTCTCAACCTCTACCTAGCACACACCAAGATTGGTTAGTGTTTGACTGTGATTGTAATGTGATAGAGTCATCTGTTGCCAATATTTTTATCGTCAAAAATGATCAGATATTTACCCCAGCAATAACCCATGCAGGCGTAAGCGGAGTGATGCGAGAAATACTGATTGATACTTTGCTTTGCCATGGAATAGCAGTCATGGCAACGCAACTTAAGCTTAGTGATATTCAAGCCGCTGACAATGTATTGATAACGAACAGTTTATTTGGCGTTATTGATGTATCTGCCATTGACGATTTTCAATTTAGCCCTTGGACGCAGACATCGCGATTCAGGCACGTTCTGAGTGTGAATTTATCATCATGA
- the mltG gene encoding endolytic transglycosylase MltG, whose translation MIKTLKIFILASVIPFFVVFCLGGYWLISGLITYQKQPLQLTEIQTLTVEPGTTVIKLAQQLEQQSLIIDSWKVKYLVKLEPKLANIKTGLYQMIPGDTLEALLRRLYLGQQVVFSLTLIEGKTIAEWQQTLATTEHLAQETDAFNQVLLNHGDTSGLPEGKFYPETFHYHADDSLQTILNRSYTMMQESLAQAWEGRDPDLALSSPYELLIIASIIEKETGNPEERDWVSAVFNNRLKKGMRLQTDPTVIYGMGERYKGNITRKDLRETTAFNTYKIDGLPPTPIAAPSRASLFAAASPAKVNYLYFVSRNDGSHVFSSTLRAHNNAVNEFQRNRK comes from the coding sequence ATGATTAAAACGTTAAAAATTTTTATATTAGCGAGTGTTATCCCTTTCTTTGTCGTGTTTTGCCTCGGTGGATATTGGCTCATATCCGGCTTAATTACTTATCAAAAGCAGCCATTACAGTTAACCGAAATTCAAACATTGACGGTAGAACCGGGTACCACTGTGATTAAGCTTGCGCAACAGCTTGAGCAACAATCATTGATTATTGATAGCTGGAAAGTCAAATACCTGGTTAAACTTGAACCTAAACTCGCCAATATTAAGACGGGATTATACCAAATGATCCCCGGCGATACGTTGGAAGCGTTATTAAGACGCTTATATTTAGGCCAACAAGTGGTTTTCAGCCTAACGCTAATCGAAGGTAAAACCATTGCTGAGTGGCAACAAACACTGGCCACCACTGAGCATTTAGCACAAGAGACCGATGCCTTTAATCAAGTCTTATTGAACCATGGTGATACTTCTGGTTTGCCCGAGGGTAAATTTTATCCCGAAACATTCCATTATCATGCTGATGATAGTTTACAGACAATTTTAAATCGCAGTTACACCATGATGCAGGAAAGCTTAGCGCAAGCATGGGAAGGGCGTGATCCTGATTTAGCCTTATCATCGCCGTATGAATTGCTGATTATTGCTTCTATTATTGAAAAAGAAACTGGCAACCCTGAAGAGCGCGATTGGGTGTCTGCAGTATTTAATAATCGACTTAAAAAAGGCATGCGCCTACAAACTGATCCCACGGTGATTTATGGTATGGGTGAACGTTATAAAGGCAATATCACTCGTAAAGATTTACGTGAAACTACCGCATTTAACACTTATAAAATTGATGGGTTGCCGCCAACGCCTATTGCGGCCCCTAGTCGGGCATCATTATTTGCAGCAGCAAGTCCAGCTAAAGTAAATTACTTGTATTTTGTGTCACGCAATGATGGCAGTCATGTGTTTTCATCAACGCTGAGAGCGCATAATAACGCCGTAAACGAATTTCAGAGAAACAGAAAATGA
- the tmk gene encoding dTMP kinase gives MSQYQGKFIVIEGLEGAGKSSAIALVNDIISQHIGQAPVCTREPGGTPLAEKMRDLVKIVDETDPLCDEAECLLIYAARTQLIANVIKPALSAGEWVLGDRHNLSSLAYQGGGRGLMPLVKAVSDACLRGFKPDLTLYLDIDPTLGLSRAASRGKLDRIEQQAIDFFERARRTYLQLAHDDDSIVVIDASQSMERVHDDIRLQLQHYLPALMAEQ, from the coding sequence ATGAGTCAATACCAAGGCAAGTTTATTGTCATTGAAGGATTAGAAGGGGCAGGTAAATCTAGCGCAATAGCCTTAGTCAACGATATTATTAGCCAGCATATTGGTCAGGCCCCTGTGTGCACTCGTGAGCCGGGTGGCACTCCACTGGCAGAAAAAATGCGCGATTTAGTCAAAATTGTCGATGAAACCGATCCACTGTGTGACGAAGCGGAATGTTTGCTCATTTATGCTGCCAGAACGCAGCTAATTGCCAATGTGATCAAACCGGCTTTGTCTGCAGGCGAATGGGTGCTCGGTGACCGACACAATCTCTCTTCATTAGCTTATCAAGGTGGTGGACGAGGTTTGATGCCCTTAGTAAAAGCGGTGAGTGATGCGTGTTTACGTGGTTTTAAACCTGATCTCACTCTATATTTAGACATTGACCCTACACTTGGATTAAGCCGTGCAGCGAGTCGTGGCAAGCTTGATAGAATTGAACAACAAGCTATTGATTTTTTTGAGCGAGCAAGGCGAACTTATTTACAACTAGCCCATGACGATGACAGCATAGTAGTGATTGATGCCAGTCAATCAATGGAGCGGGTTCATGATGATATTCGTTTACAATTACAGCACTATTTGCCGGCGCTTATGGCTGAACAGTGA
- the holB gene encoding DNA polymerase III subunit delta', which translates to MSDYHIDQLPWLAESHQRFVDQHYRGRSSHAHLFKIDKALGGDKLAKACAQTVLCQQLTPVGACGQCKSCLLLAAGNHPDLYVIEPDGTQIKVDQIRQLCQALTQTAQQGGARVAIIVNAERLNLAAANALLKTLEEPGDDVVLILQTNTSAQLLATITSRCQTLNFVEPTKHEIHQWLAAQQLLPAANAEGKTHDVTWCLSVVGGPLALANSLTSQHYQQLLTFRQDWAQSLKTGHLSNSLLKVSEQQIVDALNVLYLYLRQYVLKSSSVKNDPAGSQSLNPLVQAKLIELAGRVMNMCHKLETMPSVNTQALCQQYVLAFRQLTN; encoded by the coding sequence ATGAGTGATTATCACATTGACCAATTACCTTGGTTAGCCGAGTCGCATCAACGTTTTGTTGATCAGCATTACCGTGGTAGAAGCAGTCATGCTCATTTGTTCAAAATAGATAAAGCTTTAGGGGGCGATAAGCTCGCTAAGGCTTGTGCGCAAACAGTACTTTGCCAACAACTCACGCCCGTTGGCGCTTGTGGCCAATGTAAAAGTTGTTTGCTACTGGCTGCAGGTAACCATCCTGATTTATATGTTATAGAGCCTGATGGCACTCAAATTAAAGTCGATCAAATTCGTCAGTTATGCCAAGCGTTAACCCAAACGGCCCAGCAAGGTGGTGCGCGCGTCGCGATAATTGTCAATGCCGAGCGATTAAATTTAGCAGCAGCCAATGCACTACTGAAAACCCTTGAAGAACCCGGCGATGATGTTGTGCTCATTCTCCAAACGAATACATCAGCCCAGCTATTAGCGACCATTACGAGTCGTTGCCAAACGCTCAATTTTGTTGAACCCACTAAGCATGAGATCCACCAGTGGCTAGCTGCACAGCAGTTGTTACCCGCTGCCAATGCTGAGGGAAAAACCCATGATGTTACATGGTGTCTTAGTGTCGTTGGTGGACCTCTGGCGCTGGCAAACAGTTTAACCAGTCAGCATTATCAACAACTGCTGACATTTCGCCAAGATTGGGCTCAAAGTTTGAAAACGGGTCATCTAAGCAATAGTCTATTGAAGGTGTCTGAGCAACAGATTGTTGATGCACTTAATGTTTTGTATTTGTACTTACGCCAATATGTGTTAAAAAGTAGTAGCGTAAAAAATGATCCTGCGGGTTCTCAGTCGTTAAATCCGCTTGTTCAAGCCAAACTGATTGAGCTAGCCGGAAGAGTGATGAATATGTGTCACAAGCTTGAGACTATGCCGAGTGTCAACACTCAAGCCCTGTGTCAGCAATATGTACTCGCATTTAGGCAGCTAACCAATTAA
- a CDS encoding PilZ domain-containing protein yields MVDLVVNYDTLHKLYRAYMPFIKPAGLFIATTESHFLGQELTIAYRLPNATQINEFKGSVVWINPLGASGGRPAGIGVKIKTDVESHKHHIEKLLSSELASGDLTCTM; encoded by the coding sequence ATGGTCGATCTTGTTGTTAACTACGATACATTACACAAACTTTATCGTGCTTACATGCCTTTTATTAAGCCTGCAGGTTTATTCATTGCGACTACAGAAAGTCATTTCTTAGGCCAAGAGCTTACTATTGCGTATCGATTACCTAATGCAACCCAAATAAACGAATTTAAAGGCTCTGTGGTATGGATTAATCCATTAGGCGCATCAGGCGGACGACCTGCGGGTATTGGGGTTAAAATTAAAACAGATGTTGAAAGTCATAAACATCATATTGAAAAATTATTATCGAGCGAACTTGCCTCTGGTGATTTGACCTGCACTATGTAG
- a CDS encoding TatD family hydrolase, translated as MLIDSHCHLDRLKAAPDSASLQSIMDNAKAQGVDYLLCVNVRQQGFEAMRDKMSAFDNVFLSSGVHPLDVQEGLNIEDIKRFAEDPRVVAIGETGLDYFYANDTKTLQQQCFEQQIALAVEVGKPLIVHTRDAREDTINMLKAGHADKVGGVLHCFTENWEMAKAAIDLGFYISVSGIVTFKNAGELRSVIRQVPKDRLLVETDSPYLAPVPHRGRENQPAYVRDVAEFVAQLRGEKFDELAQYTTDNFFNLFKDAAKLIGR; from the coding sequence ATGCTAATTGATTCCCATTGTCACCTTGATCGCTTAAAAGCGGCCCCCGACTCAGCCAGTTTACAATCCATTATGGACAATGCCAAAGCCCAAGGCGTTGACTATCTATTGTGCGTCAACGTCCGTCAGCAAGGCTTTGAAGCCATGCGAGACAAAATGTCTGCCTTTGATAATGTATTTTTATCTTCTGGCGTACATCCTCTAGATGTGCAAGAAGGCTTGAATATTGAAGACATTAAACGTTTTGCAGAAGATCCTAGAGTGGTTGCCATTGGTGAGACTGGTTTGGATTATTTCTATGCAAATGACACAAAAACGTTGCAGCAACAGTGTTTCGAACAACAAATTGCCCTAGCCGTAGAGGTGGGTAAGCCGTTAATTGTCCATACACGTGATGCCCGTGAAGATACCATTAATATGCTAAAAGCAGGCCACGCCGACAAAGTAGGTGGCGTGCTACATTGCTTCACTGAAAACTGGGAAATGGCTAAAGCGGCGATTGATTTGGGCTTTTATATTTCTGTTTCAGGTATTGTGACCTTTAAAAATGCTGGTGAGCTTCGCAGTGTTATTCGCCAAGTGCCTAAAGACAGATTACTGGTAGAAACCGATTCACCTTATTTAGCGCCAGTGCCACATCGTGGCCGAGAGAATCAACCGGCTTATGTTCGTGATGTGGCAGAGTTTGTTGCACAATTACGCGGTGAAAAGTTTGATGAATTAGCTCAGTACACCACAGATAACTTTTTTAACTTATTTAAAGATGCCGCTAAGTTAATCGGACGCTAA
- a CDS encoding IS110 family RNA-guided transposase, producing MKITTIGLDIAKRFFHVVCCNKQGRLINKKMLTRAQVLAFFQTHPSCLVALEACATSHYWAREIQQCGHQVKLIPPQHVKAFLIGNKNDYNDALAIAVAANQPHIKSVGIKSIEQQDNQAQHKARELAVRQRTALCNQIRGLIAEYGIALTQGVNNIRKSIPLMLDDEASPLSGAFKAILRQLQSQLTALDTCIEAYSQLIVEAVKRNDICQRVQTIPGFGPMVSSAYFNEVGNGSHYRRGRDVSASLGIVPRQHSSGGKETLLGISKRGNSYLRCLLIQGAKAVVSRAGTKKDKLSQWINRLVQTRGHNRACVAYANKMARMAWAITVSGEDYSAE from the coding sequence ATGAAGATTACAACAATAGGGCTTGATATTGCAAAAAGATTTTTTCATGTTGTTTGCTGTAATAAGCAGGGTCGGTTAATTAACAAGAAAATGTTAACAAGAGCGCAAGTATTAGCTTTCTTTCAAACACACCCATCCTGTTTAGTTGCTTTAGAAGCCTGTGCAACGTCTCATTATTGGGCAAGAGAAATACAACAGTGTGGGCACCAGGTAAAACTTATTCCACCTCAACATGTAAAAGCCTTTTTAATTGGCAACAAAAATGACTATAACGACGCCTTAGCCATTGCTGTCGCGGCTAACCAGCCACATATTAAAAGTGTGGGAATAAAGTCGATAGAGCAACAAGATAATCAAGCACAGCATAAAGCACGCGAGTTGGCGGTTAGGCAAAGAACGGCATTATGCAACCAAATAAGAGGATTAATCGCTGAATACGGTATTGCGTTAACCCAAGGTGTAAACAATATACGTAAAAGTATCCCTCTCATGCTAGATGATGAGGCCTCGCCATTATCAGGGGCGTTTAAAGCCATACTTAGGCAGCTACAAAGCCAATTAACTGCATTAGATACGTGTATCGAAGCCTATAGCCAATTGATTGTTGAAGCAGTAAAGCGCAATGATATTTGTCAGCGAGTTCAAACCATACCAGGATTTGGCCCTATGGTATCGAGTGCTTATTTTAATGAAGTGGGTAATGGCAGTCACTATCGACGAGGCAGGGATGTTTCTGCTTCCTTAGGTATCGTTCCCCGCCAGCACAGTAGTGGGGGTAAAGAGACGTTGCTAGGCATAAGTAAGCGAGGGAATAGTTACTTACGGTGTCTGTTAATCCAAGGAGCAAAGGCTGTGGTATCAAGAGCTGGAACGAAAAAGGATAAATTAAGTCAATGGATAAACCGGCTTGTTCAAACTCGGGGGCATAACCGAGCCTGCGTTGCTTATGCCAACAAAATGGCGAGAATGGCTTGGGCTATTACCGTCTCAGGAGAAGATTATTCAGCAGAATAA